A stretch of the Halomonas sp. BDJS001 genome encodes the following:
- the ttcA gene encoding tRNA 2-thiocytidine(32) synthetase TtcA — protein sequence MQSLDHFDPAHLDTVVATPANAEQNQPELADAKQKREFNKLQKRLRREVGNAIIDYQMINEGDRVMVCLSGGKDSYTMLEILRNLQRNAPVNFSLVAVNLDQKQPGFPEHVLPAYLDKLGVEYHIVERDTYSVVKEKTPEGKTTCALCSRLRRGSLYGFAEEIGANKIALGHHREDILETLFLNMFFGGNLKAMPPKLLSDDGKNIVIRPLAYCKEADIAEFSRLMEFPIIPCNLCGSQPNMQRQVVKEMLAEWDKKFPGRLESMFKAVTNIAPSQLADRSLFDFEGLEAKQAELLAGRIQAFNVS from the coding sequence ATGCAATCTCTTGATCACTTTGATCCTGCTCACCTTGATACAGTTGTAGCCACCCCAGCTAACGCTGAGCAAAACCAGCCAGAGCTGGCTGATGCCAAGCAGAAGCGTGAATTTAACAAGCTGCAAAAGCGTCTGCGCCGGGAAGTGGGCAATGCGATTATTGATTACCAAATGATCAATGAAGGCGACCGCGTGATGGTGTGCCTATCCGGCGGCAAGGACAGCTACACCATGCTGGAGATTCTGCGCAACTTGCAGCGCAATGCGCCGGTTAATTTTTCACTGGTGGCGGTCAATCTGGATCAGAAGCAGCCGGGTTTTCCCGAACACGTGCTGCCTGCCTATCTGGATAAGCTGGGCGTGGAGTACCATATTGTCGAGCGCGATACCTATTCGGTGGTGAAGGAGAAGACCCCAGAAGGCAAAACCACCTGCGCGCTCTGTTCACGGCTGCGGCGTGGCTCGCTGTATGGGTTTGCCGAAGAGATTGGCGCCAATAAGATTGCTCTTGGCCATCATCGGGAAGATATCCTCGAAACCCTGTTTCTGAATATGTTCTTCGGCGGCAACCTGAAAGCGATGCCGCCCAAGCTGTTATCCGATGATGGAAAAAATATCGTTATTCGCCCATTGGCTTACTGCAAAGAGGCTGATATTGCTGAATTTTCGCGGTTGATGGAATTCCCGATCATCCCCTGCAACCTCTGCGGCTCACAGCCCAATATGCAGCGTCAGGTGGTCAAAGAGATGCTCGCCGAGTGGGACAAAAAGTTTCCGGGCCGCCTGGAAAGCATGTTTAAAGCGGTGACCAATATTGCGCCCTCCCAGTTGGCAGACCGCAGCCTGTTTGATTTTGAAGGCTTAGAGGCCAAACAGGCGGAACTGCTGGCAGGGCGCATCCAGGCCTTTAACGTCAGCTAA
- the fnr gene encoding fumarate/nitrate reduction transcriptional regulator Fnr, which yields MLEPMSSRRSLLHEARCQTCSLSSLCLPLALELDDMGQFDAIIRRRAPLKKGEPLFRQGDTFTSVYAVRSGSLKQITAEGNGSEQLTNFYLPSELVGLDGIDEEHYPGSVIALETTTVCEIPFDRLDLLSEEIPELRGQLYRSMSKELRDDRRMMRLLSRKTADQRLASFLITLSDRFRRRGYSPYSFRLSMPRADIGNYLGLAVETVSRILSRFQQQNVVAVSGREVNILDMPRLITLAEEEEQTVS from the coding sequence ATGTTGGAACCCATGAGCAGCCGGCGCTCGCTACTCCACGAAGCGCGCTGCCAAACCTGCAGCCTTAGCTCGCTGTGCCTGCCGCTTGCCCTTGAGTTGGACGATATGGGGCAGTTCGATGCGATTATTCGCCGCCGTGCGCCGCTGAAAAAAGGCGAGCCTCTGTTTCGCCAAGGTGACACTTTCACCAGCGTTTACGCGGTGCGTTCAGGGAGTTTGAAACAGATCACCGCTGAAGGTAACGGCAGCGAACAGTTGACAAACTTCTACCTGCCCAGTGAACTGGTGGGACTGGATGGCATTGACGAAGAGCACTACCCCGGTAGCGTTATTGCACTGGAAACCACCACCGTCTGCGAGATCCCTTTTGACCGTCTGGATCTACTCTCGGAAGAGATCCCTGAGCTACGTGGCCAGCTGTATCGCAGCATGAGCAAAGAGTTACGTGATGATCGTCGTATGATGCGTCTGCTGTCGCGTAAAACCGCGGATCAGCGGCTGGCGAGCTTCCTGATTACGCTCTCGGATCGTTTTCGTCGCCGGGGCTACTCACCCTATAGTTTTCGCCTCTCAATGCCCAGAGCCGATATTGGCAACTACCTGGGCTTAGCAGTGGAAACCGTCAGCCGCATTTTAAGCCGCTTTCAGCAGCAGAACGTGGTAGCGGTTTCCGGGCGAGAGGTCAATATTCTCGACATGCCGCGCTTGATTACCCTCGCTGAAGAGGAAGAGCAAACGGTTAGCTGA
- the hemN gene encoding oxygen-independent coproporphyrinogen III oxidase: protein MPVHAPAALPIASAAAATPMQPVWDEALLRRYDTSGPRYTSYPTALSFHDQFTPDDLTQALERSNASKRSLSLYVHVPFCRKICFYCACNKIATKNTALAEPYIARLDREMVLTARHLNTSRPVEQLHWGGGTPTFLSLNQMGDLIDRLDARFGLSSSADRDYAIEIDPREADVFTLRHLQSLGFNRISLGVQDLSPLVQKAINRIQPRVLTETLMEEAHRLGFRSLNIDLIYGLPFQTEKSFANTLRQVIDLNPARLSVFNYAHMPERFAPQRRINVDDLPGGEEKLAILRATIEMLTAAGYVHIGMDHFARPDDSLAIAQRDGSLQRNFQGYSSHAQCDLIGLGVSAISRIDDVYAQNPSDLARYEAALDQGKLATVRGVRLSDDDLIRRDVIERLMCDMGIDLAAVSQRWNIDAPRYFAPALERLQGAEQDGLIIRRGDQLIATPMGRLLIRHLAMAFDAHLSGQTGQRYSKIV, encoded by the coding sequence ATGCCCGTTCATGCCCCCGCTGCCTTGCCCATTGCATCTGCGGCAGCCGCCACTCCTATGCAGCCGGTATGGGATGAAGCCTTGCTGCGCCGCTACGACACTAGCGGCCCGCGCTATACTTCCTACCCTACGGCTCTGTCGTTTCACGACCAGTTTACGCCTGACGACCTGACCCAGGCGCTGGAGCGTAGCAATGCCAGTAAGCGTTCACTCTCACTGTATGTTCACGTACCCTTCTGCCGCAAGATCTGCTTCTACTGCGCGTGTAACAAAATCGCCACCAAGAACACCGCTCTGGCCGAGCCTTATATAGCCCGGCTAGACCGCGAGATGGTGCTGACTGCCCGCCACTTGAATACCTCACGACCAGTGGAGCAATTGCACTGGGGTGGCGGTACGCCGACCTTTCTCAGCTTGAATCAGATGGGTGACCTGATTGATCGCCTGGACGCCCGTTTTGGCCTTTCATCGTCTGCTGATCGCGATTACGCCATTGAGATAGACCCTCGCGAAGCGGATGTGTTTACCCTGCGTCACCTACAGTCGTTAGGCTTTAACCGTATTAGTCTGGGCGTGCAGGATTTAAGCCCGCTGGTGCAGAAAGCGATTAACCGCATTCAGCCTCGGGTACTTACCGAAACGCTGATGGAGGAGGCGCACCGCCTGGGCTTTCGCTCGCTCAATATTGATCTTATTTACGGGTTACCGTTTCAGACAGAAAAGAGCTTTGCGAATACGCTTCGCCAGGTAATTGACCTCAACCCCGCGCGTCTTTCCGTGTTTAATTACGCGCACATGCCGGAGCGATTTGCCCCCCAGCGGCGTATTAACGTCGACGACTTGCCGGGTGGCGAAGAGAAATTGGCAATTCTGCGCGCCACCATCGAGATGCTTACCGCGGCAGGCTACGTGCATATCGGCATGGATCACTTTGCCCGCCCTGACGATAGCCTGGCCATTGCCCAGCGCGACGGTTCGCTACAGCGCAACTTCCAAGGCTACTCCAGCCACGCCCAGTGCGATTTAATCGGGCTTGGCGTTTCGGCAATTTCGCGCATCGATGACGTCTATGCGCAGAACCCTAGCGACCTGGCGCGCTATGAAGCGGCGTTGGATCAAGGCAAGCTTGCCACCGTACGCGGCGTGCGGCTGAGTGACGACGACCTAATCCGCCGGGATGTGATTGAGCGGCTGATGTGCGATATGGGCATTGATCTGGCGGCGGTCAGCCAGCGCTGGAACATTGATGCCCCCCGCTATTTTGCACCCGCGCTGGAACGTTTACAGGGCGCCGAGCAAGATGGCCTAATCATCCGTAGAGGTGATCAACTTATTGCCACGCCCATGGGGCGGCTGCTTATTCGCCATTTAGCCATGGCGTTCGATGCCCATCTTTCTGGGCAAACGGGACAGCGCTACTCTAAGATTGTCTAA